Below is a window of Halobacillus amylolyticus DNA.
ATTCTTGGCATTGTTTTGAGTCAACTTCATTACCTTTTGGTTTGCGATAGCATTTCCCTTCCGTGTAGATATACTTGTCCGTGATAAAACTTCCGTCCCTTAATACGGTAAAATCTTTTCTTTCTTTGGCAAATAAATCGGTGCCGAATTGGATATCGTTTTCAATATGCTTTCCAAGCAAGTGCAAAATGGTTGGTTTCAAATCAATTTGTCCAGACACTGTCTCCATGACTTTCCCTTTTTGCCCCGGGTTATGAATAATGAGTGGGACTCTTTGTAATTGGATGTGTCTATACGGCGTATGGGGTTTGCCGAGATACTTTTCCATGGCCTCAGTGTGATTGTCTGATATACCATTGTGATCGCCATAAATGACGAAAAGAGAATCTTTATACAGGCCTTTTTCTTTGAGTCTATTAAAATATTGCTTTAATGCATTATCCTCGTAGCTAACTGTTGTAAAATACCGGTTAAAAACGCCGTCATTAGAATCCCATTCCGAAACGATCTCATCTTCCTCTTCTAAGGAAAAAGGGAAGTGGTTGGTCAAGGTAATATACTTTGCATAAAAAGGTTCTTTTAGATTGTCCAAGTATTTCATGGATTGTTTATAAAGGTACTCATCTTTTAATCCCCAACCTATTGATTTTTCCGGAGTAATATTAAAGTCTTCTTGAGAAAAGTAACGATCATACCCTAGGGTTTGGTACATAATGTTCCGATTCCAAAAACTCTTATTATTAGCATGGAAAACAGCCGATTCATAGCCGGATTTCCCTAAAATTTCTGGTGTTGCATTGTACTCATTTTGAGAATTCGTAAAGAAAACAGCACCACTTGGCAAACCATATAATGAGTTTTCGACTAGGAATTCGGAGTCCGATGTCTTCCCTTGTCCAGTTTGCTGATAAAAATTCGGGAAATAGTAGCTTTTATCAATTAAATCATTTAAAAATGGGGTGATCTCCTTCCCATTCACCTTGTTATTGATCACAAAGCTTTGGGTCGATTCTAATGAAATAAGAATGAGATTTTTCCCTTTTGCTTTACCAAACATTTTGGCATTGATCCCATGAGGAGTTTCCTCCGTATATGATCTTATAGGTGCTAATTCACTACTCTCGGCGAATGCTCTTTTAACTTTCGTGTTTGACTGTAATACTACATCATACATTTGATAGTTGTATGGACCGAGATATTTCATCAGCATTTCCCGGTCAAAAGTTCTTGTTAACAATTCCGGTCTCTCAATGTAGGCCAAACCGACATTGACCACAAAAATACTTAAAGCTATGAGAATACCGA
It encodes the following:
- a CDS encoding LTA synthase family protein; amino-acid sequence: MKDVKGAFGKFQNGYMTSIILLWLKTYVVLRFLFELSVESLLEEVILFISPLSFSILLFTLVRSDKFIKNIIYKALANLLATGVLYANLLYYRFFNDFITLPVVFQTNNFSDLGGSTATLANPFDVFLFVDIIVLTIVSIVSAARKREPKAEVPFKHRSRRFGILIALSIFVVNVGLAYIERPELLTRTFDREMLMKYLGPYNYQMYDVVLQSNTKVKRAFAESSELAPIRSYTEETPHGINAKMFGKAKGKNLILISLESTQSFVINNKVNGKEITPFLNDLIDKSYYFPNFYQQTGQGKTSDSEFLVENSLYGLPSGAVFFTNSQNEYNATPEILGKSGYESAVFHANNKSFWNRNIMYQTLGYDRYFSQEDFNITPEKSIGWGLKDEYLYKQSMKYLDNLKEPFYAKYITLTNHFPFSLEEEDEIVSEWDSNDGVFNRYFTTVSYEDNALKQYFNRLKEKGLYKDSLFVIYGDHNGISDNHTEAMEKYLGKPHTPYRHIQLQRVPLIIHNPGQKGKVMETVSGQIDLKPTILHLLGKHIENDIQFGTDLFAKERKDFTVLRDGSFITDKYIYTEGKCYRKPKGNEVDSKQCQEWKPIAEEELNKSDQVVYGDLLRFLQPYSSNDNVDG